A window of Oscillatoria sp. FACHB-1406 contains these coding sequences:
- a CDS encoding 2-isopropylmalate synthase codes for MNVQSDRIIIFDTTLRDGEQSPGASLNLDEKLSIAKSLARLGVDIIEAGFPYTSPGDFEAVQRIAEVVGIEGGPTICGLARARTEDIARAGEALKPAHKSRIHTFIATSDIHLKYKLKRSRSEVLAIAPEMVAYAKTFTDDVEFSPEDAGRSDPEFLYQVLEAAIDAGATTVNIPDTVGYLTPGEFGALIGGIKKNVPNIDRAIISVHGHNDLGLAVANFLEAIKNGARQLECTINGIGERAGNAALEELVMALYVRRQYFNPFLGRPAESEEPLTNIDTRQIAKTSRLVSNLTGMTVQPNKAIVGANAFAHESGIHQDGVLKNRLTYEIMDAESIGLTNNLIVLGKLSGRHAFSTRLKELGYELSETELNKAFVRFKEVADKKKEITDWDLEAIVNDETQQPAELFRLEFVQVSCGDRACPTATVTIRTPEGEERTDAAIGTGPVDAVYKAINRVTNIPNELIEFSVKSVTEGIDAMGEVTIRLRHQGRTYSGHAANTDIIVASARAYISALNRLCGALQRQQSDATQAIATI; via the coding sequence ATGAACGTCCAGAGCGATCGCATTATCATCTTCGATACGACTCTCCGCGATGGCGAACAATCGCCCGGTGCTAGCCTGAACCTGGATGAAAAACTGTCGATCGCGAAGTCCCTAGCAAGACTGGGCGTTGACATTATTGAAGCCGGTTTTCCCTACACTAGCCCCGGCGATTTTGAGGCGGTACAAAGAATTGCTGAAGTGGTAGGAATCGAAGGCGGGCCGACGATTTGCGGTTTGGCGCGAGCGCGTACTGAAGATATCGCCCGCGCGGGCGAAGCGCTCAAACCCGCCCACAAATCCCGAATTCACACCTTTATCGCCACCTCCGACATTCACCTCAAGTATAAATTGAAGCGATCGCGCTCTGAAGTTCTCGCGATCGCGCCGGAAATGGTCGCCTACGCCAAAACCTTTACGGATGATGTCGAATTCTCCCCGGAAGATGCCGGACGCAGCGATCCGGAATTCCTCTATCAAGTCCTGGAAGCCGCCATTGATGCGGGCGCAACCACCGTTAATATCCCCGATACGGTTGGGTACTTGACACCGGGAGAGTTTGGTGCATTGATCGGCGGCATTAAAAAGAACGTGCCGAATATCGATCGCGCCATCATCTCCGTCCACGGACACAACGACCTCGGACTCGCCGTTGCTAACTTCCTCGAAGCCATTAAAAACGGCGCGCGCCAACTCGAATGCACGATTAACGGGATCGGCGAACGCGCCGGAAACGCCGCCCTCGAAGAACTGGTGATGGCGCTTTACGTCCGCCGCCAATACTTCAACCCCTTCCTCGGTCGTCCGGCAGAATCCGAGGAACCCCTCACCAACATCGATACGCGACAAATTGCCAAAACCTCCCGTTTGGTGTCTAACCTCACCGGGATGACGGTACAACCCAATAAAGCGATCGTCGGTGCAAATGCCTTCGCCCACGAATCCGGAATTCATCAAGATGGCGTGCTGAAAAACCGCCTTACTTACGAGATTATGGATGCCGAATCCATCGGATTGACTAATAATCTCATCGTTTTAGGCAAACTTTCCGGCCGCCACGCCTTCAGTACCCGCTTGAAGGAATTGGGCTACGAACTGTCAGAAACGGAGTTAAATAAAGCCTTTGTGCGCTTTAAAGAAGTTGCCGACAAAAAGAAGGAAATTACCGACTGGGATTTAGAAGCGATCGTTAACGACGAAACGCAGCAACCGGCTGAATTGTTCCGCTTGGAGTTCGTGCAAGTTTCTTGCGGCGATCGCGCCTGCCCGACGGCAACGGTAACAATTCGCACTCCCGAAGGCGAAGAACGCACGGATGCCGCGATCGGAACTGGGCCGGTCGATGCTGTCTATAAAGCAATCAACCGCGTCACCAATATTCCCAACGAACTGATCGAATTTTCGGTTAAATCTGTTACCGAAGGGATCGATGCAATGGGAGAAGTGACCATTCGCCTGCGCCATCAAGGGCGAACTTACTCCGGTCATGCTGCGAATACCGATATTATCGTCGCTTCGGCTCGCGCTTATATTAGCGCGTTGAACCGCTTGTGCGGTGCGTTGCAGCGGCAACAAAGCGATGCAACTCAAGCGATCGCGACAATCTAA
- a CDS encoding NYN domain-containing protein, which produces MHFIKDRLSVFVDGNNMFYAQQKNGWFFDPRRVLEYFKSEPYVTLVNAFWYTGLKDPQDQRGFRDALISLGYTVRTKILKEYYDDNSGRYSQKANLDIEIVVDMFNTCEQYNRVVLFSGDGDFERAIELLRSKNTHITVVSTEGMIARELRNAADCYIDLNDIRNAIEKNDCL; this is translated from the coding sequence ATGCATTTTATTAAGGATCGTCTTTCTGTCTTTGTGGACGGAAACAATATGTTCTATGCTCAACAAAAAAATGGTTGGTTTTTCGATCCCCGTCGCGTTCTCGAGTATTTCAAAAGCGAACCCTATGTAACTTTAGTCAATGCGTTTTGGTACACCGGACTAAAAGACCCCCAAGATCAGCGCGGTTTTCGGGATGCTTTAATCAGTTTGGGGTATACGGTACGGACGAAGATTCTTAAAGAATATTACGACGATAATTCTGGGCGTTATTCCCAAAAAGCCAATCTCGATATTGAAATTGTGGTCGATATGTTTAATACCTGCGAACAGTATAATCGAGTCGTGCTTTTTAGTGGGGATGGGGACTTTGAACGCGCGATCGAATTGTTGCGATCGAAAAATACCCATATTACGGTCGTCTCAACCGAAGGAATGATCGCTAGAGAATTACGCAATGCTGCCGATTGTTACATCGATCTCAACGATATTCGCAACGCCATTGAGAAAAACGATTGTTTGTAG